The genomic segment TCTGCTGCGGTCTGCACGCACAGGGCGGCATCAGCTGCGCGGGCTCCACGCCGCTCGGCGGTGACAGCGGCTTCATGGGCCTCTCGAACGTGCGCAGCAGCACGCCGGTGGCCGCGCCCAGCATCACCTTCCCGGTGATCGCGCCCGCGGCGGAGTAGCGCTCGAGGCATGTGCGCCTCGGCGATTTTCGAGATCGCCGAGGCGCAGCGTCGCGCTACTCTCCGCGCATGTCGGAGTCTCCGGTCACCCTCCCCAAGAGCTTCCAGGGCGGCAGCGCCGGGGGCTGCGCCATCTTCGGATCCGTGTTGTTCCTGGGTCCGTTCGCGGTGGGGCTGTACATGTGGCTCTCGAAGGACCTGGGCGTGGACGCGCTCACGTCGGCAGGGGCTGCAGGGGGAGCGTTCCTCGTCGTCTCCACGGCGCTCTACGTGTTCTTCAACTCGCTCACCACCATCACGGTGGACCGCCATGGCCTGAGCGTGTCGCACCAGTCCGGGCTGGGCCCAATCAAGGGGCCGGTCCGCAAGGACTACGACGTCTCGTGGGCTTCGCTCGAGCACGTGTACGACGTGGAGAAGCGGCGCCTCACCAAGCACGGCAACGTGAACGCTTCCTATGAGTTCAGGGCCGGGGACCACACCATCCACTCGGCCATCCTGGGGACCATGGCGCGTGACGGGCAGTACCTCGAGTTCCTCGCGGCGGTGCGCGCTGCGGTGGGTGACAAGCTGGTGCAGAAGGACGACCTCGGCGAGCTCGAGGCGCCTCTGCAGCGCCTGATCGACAAGCGCATTGCCCAGGGCGACGACGGCGACGAACCGCAGCCGCCGCAGCGACCTCGGGCCGGCTGACACGCCGCTCAGAGATGCACGCGGGCGCCCACGTTGATGCCGGGCCAGCCCAGGATGCGTCCGCGCCCCTCGGTGGCGTCGCGGTAGGTGGTGACCAGGGCAGCGGGCATCTGCGTGCGCTCGCCCGCATCCTCGGTGAAGAGCCACTGGTAGGTGGGCGCGATGAAGACCCCCAGCTGGTCGATGATGCGCACCTCGATGGGCAGGCGCAGCTGGAACATGGTGGACTGCCGGTTCTGGTCGCCGCGCCAGATGAAGTAGGAGACGGCGTCGAGGTCCATGCTGGTGCGCCCACGCGTGAAGAGGCGCGCGCCCAGGCCTGCCGCCAGCACCAAGCGGGGGCCTGCCGAGCCGACGCGCACACCCGCGCCGTAGAGGTTGTGGACCACGCGGCCCCCGTGGGAGACGCCCGCGACGATCATGCCGGACTCGCTGCTGGTGACGTGCACCTCGGTGCGGCCGCGCGTGACGATGCTGAGCAGCCCGATGGGGGCCACGGCGCGACGTGAGATGTTGAGCAGCCCCAGCTGCACGCCGCGCACGTCCTGCGCCACGTTCACGACGCCGATCTGGACGCCATCCACGCGGCCCAGCGCCACGTTGACCGGCGCGATCTGCAGCCCCTGCACCGGGCCCAGCACCACGTTCACGGCCCCTGCGATCTGCAGGCCGCACGCGAAGCTGCGCTGGATGTTGAGCGCGCCGCCGATCTCGAGCCCGTGGAGACCACGGGAGAGGCCCCCGGCCAGGTTGAGCGAGAAGCCGCGCACCGCCTCGCGCGTCACGCGGTAGGACGACGTGCCCACCATGGGCAGGAGATCCACGCCCACGCGCCCGTGGTTCGCGCGTTCGGTGCACGCCGTCGTGAGCCGTGGTGCGGCGGGTGGTCTCGGACGCGAGGCCTCGCCCACGGGTTCGCTCGCGGCGCTGGCAGGTGCCGGTGGCTCCTGCGTGGGGGAAGCCTCGCTCGCGGGTGGGCGTGCGGCGGGATGCTCCGGGACGACGCTCGACTCGGGCGTGACCCGGGCTGCCTCCGGCGCCTCCTCACCTTCCGATGCGTCCGCGGCCCCACGTGATTCCCCATCCTCGCGCGGCGCCAGGAGGGAGAGCAGGTCGCCCGTCTCGTCGTGCACCAGGTTGATGATCACCAGCGCCACGGCCTCGGCGGCCTCCGACGGATCCGTGGGTGGCGTGAGGGTGCGCGTGAGCTCTGCGCCCGTGGCGCGGCGATAGCGAACGCGCACCTCGGCGCCTGTTGCGTCCACGAGCACGGATGGTGCGGCGGGCGCAGGCTCCTCGGCGACGATGACCAGGCCCAGTGACGGCATGGTGGCCAGCGCCTCCGCCACCACGGCACGATCCAAGGCCACGTCGCTGGCGATGAACACCGGGAGCACTGGAGCCGCCGGCGATGGCTGGGCCGGCTGCGCCGCGCCGAGCTGAGCCAACAGCAAGGGCAGCAACGCTGCGAGCGCGGCGCGGAGCACGAGGGGCAAGCGCATGACGTCAGCGACCATCGAGCGCTTCGAGCAGCGCGCTGGCTTCCGTGCGGCGGTAGCCGCCACCCACGTCACCCGCCGCGAAGGGGGCGAGCGCTTGGCGCGCCGCGTCGTGCCGCCCGAGCCGCACCAGGCAGAGCGCGCGGTTGTAGCGGGCCTCGAGCGCGAAGCTCCCACGGGGGTGTGCGGCCAGGTAGCGATCCCACGCGGCGAGAGCTGCGCGCGAGTCACGCTGCACGAAGTGCGCGCGGTGCGCCTCGCGGTACAGCGCGAGGTCCGGGTCGCTCACGGGGGCGGTCGCGGCGGGCTGCTCGGGCGAGGCGTCCGTCGCGTGGCCGGCCCCGGCCCGGTACGAGTCCGACGTGGCGGGCGACTGCGCGACCACGTGGTGCCCGGGCGCTGCCGCAGCCGCTCTCGTGGGATCGGTGACCGCCGCGCGCGGCAGCGCCGGTGCCACGTCATCCGCGACCGAGCGTGCTGCGAGCGCCGAGCCGGCCCCCTCCGGCATCTCTGCGGCGGCCTCGCTGGGAAGCACCGCATCCGCTTCCGCGCTAGGCGGCAAGGCAGCGGGCGCCGCGCTCGCGGCAGGACGCCGGGCACCACGCGGGCGGGGCTGCACCGGAGCGGGCTCGGGCGCGGCCGACGGGGCGCCCACCAGCACGCGCACGGCTTCGATCATGGGCTGGAGCTGCCCGGTGGTGGCGGCCAGCGCGGTGGCGGCCAGCAGGAACGCGGCCAGCTGGCCCACCAGCCAGACCCAGCGCCGGCTCGGCTTCTCGGCACGACTGGACGCCTCCATGATGCGCCGCCGCGTCTGGCGGAGCTCGGGAAGCGGCGGGTCGCCGGCCTCGCGCAGCTCACGGGTGGCCTTGGCCAAGAGATCGTCGTCGTTCATGAGAGACCTCCTCGGGCGGCGTCACGCTCTAGCGCCTCACGCAGGCGCCGCTTCGCATGGAACACGCGCGTGCGCACCGTGGCCTCGGGCGCCCCCACGAGCTCCGCGATCTCGCGGGCCGAGCGCTCTTCCACCTCGGCCAGCACGAACGCCACGCGCTGGTCGAGCGGCAGCTTGTCGAGCGCGCGCGTGAGCGCTGTCGCCAGGTCGCTGCGCAGCAGGTCCTGCTCGGGGTTGTCGCCGCCCCCTCGGGGCTCGCGCGCGAAGCGCTCCATGGCGGCCCGGCGCCGGCTGGCCGCACGCACGTGGTGCCGCGCGTGGTTGATGGCGATGGAGATCAAGAAGCTGCGCAGCGAGCCACGCTCCTCGAAGCGCCGTGCGCTCTTGGGCAGCGTCATGAACGTCTCCTGGACCAAGTCCTGCGCGGCGTCGGCGTCGCCCACCAAGCGCCGGGCAAACGCCAGCACCGCGGCGCCGTGCAGGTCATAGGCCTCGCCCATGGCGGCCGCCTCGCCTCGCTTGAGGCGTTCCACGAGGCCAGGGGCGCTCGCACTCGTCGCGGTGGTAGTCACC from the Sandaracinaceae bacterium genome contains:
- a CDS encoding tetratricopeptide repeat protein; protein product: MNDDDLLAKATRELREAGDPPLPELRQTRRRIMEASSRAEKPSRRWVWLVGQLAAFLLAATALAATTGQLQPMIEAVRVLVGAPSAAPEPAPVQPRPRGARRPAASAAPAALPPSAEADAVLPSEAAAEMPEGAGSALAARSVADDVAPALPRAAVTDPTRAAAAAPGHHVVAQSPATSDSYRAGAGHATDASPEQPAATAPVSDPDLALYREAHRAHFVQRDSRAALAAWDRYLAAHPRGSFALEARYNRALCLVRLGRHDAARQALAPFAAGDVGGGYRRTEASALLEALDGR
- a CDS encoding RNA polymerase sigma factor; translated protein: MNSRDSAWVTTTATSASAPGLVERLKRGEAAAMGEAYDLHGAAVLAFARRLVGDADAAQDLVQETFMTLPKSARRFEERGSLRSFLISIAINHARHHVRAASRRRAAMERFAREPRGGGDNPEQDLLRSDLATALTRALDKLPLDQRVAFVLAEVEERSAREIAELVGAPEATVRTRVFHAKRRLREALERDAARGGLS